Within the Saccharopolyspora gloriosae genome, the region CATGCCCGCGCCGACCGCGACGCCGTTGACCGCCGCGAGCACCGGCTTGTCCATGTCCTCCAGCGCGAGCGCCACCTGGTGCACGCGATCGGTGAGCACCGTCTTGTTCTGCAGCACGGATTTCTGCTCGCCGGTGAAGTCGTCCAGGTCGACTCCGGAGCAGAACGCGTCCCCGGCTCCGGTGACCACCAGCACCCGCACGTCCGGGTCGGCGTGGGCTCGGCGGATCGCCTGCGCCCACTGATCGACCATCTCCAAGGTGAAGGCGTTCTTGCGCTCCGGCCGATTGAGCAGAATCGTGCCCACTCCCTCGGAGACCCGGTACTCCAAATCCGCCATGCCGTCGCCCTTCCCGTCGCCGCCACCGTGCGCAGACGGAGTGAACCACGTCACCGAACGAGAAGTCCATGTAAAATTGAATACAATCCACCGCTCGGCTGATCGATCGGATCAGCCCCGGCGAGCAGTCCCGCACCTGGTTCGGACGGTTCAGGTGGGTGGAGTGGGAGTGGGCGAGAGGGAGGGGGCGAGGTGATCGCGGGTGGCGTCGCGGTGAGCGTTCATGAGCTCCACGGCGCGGTCGGTGTCGCCGCGGCGCAGGGCGGTGATCAGCCTGCGGTGTTCGCGGACGATGCGCCGCCGGGACGCCTCGTCGTAGAGGTACACCGTCCGGTACACCTCGGTGCGCTGCCACACCCGCTCGATCTCGGCCACCACCAGGTTCAGTCCGGAATGGCGGAACACCGCGAAGTGGAACTCGTGATTGAGCTCCAGCATCACCGCCACGTCCGGTGTCGCGGCCGCCTCCGCGATCCGCTCGTTGATGGCGGTGAGCTCGGCGAGCTGCTCGGAGGTGAGTCGCGGAACCTCCCGCAGCACCACCGTTTCCAGCGCGGCCCGCATCAGGTACGCCTGTCGCAGTTCGTCCGCGGACAACCGGGCCACCGTGTACCCGACGTTCGGCCGGTGGTGCAGAACGCCTTCGCCCTCCAGCGCTTTCAGCGCCTCCCGCACCGGAACCCGGCTCACGCCGAGCCGTTCGGCCAAGGCCTCCTGCCGCAGCGATTGCCCGGGGAGCAGTTCCTGGCTGCGCAGCATCCGCCGGATCTGGTCGATGGCACGGCGTACCGAACTGGGCCTGCCGCCCGCCGTGACGACCCCCGGAGTGTCGATGCGTCCCGATGTCCCCATGCGCCCCGTCGTCCCCGGCTCGTCGTGCGGGCTCGTGCCCGCCCGGACACCACGGCACGCGGGCGATCCGGAGCTCCGCGCACCGGCGGAAGTATCGGCGCACCCGTCGTGCCGTGCTGATCCATCGTACGGGGGCGGCTCAGTCGGCCATCTTCGGCAGGTTCGTGATGGGCGGAACGTCGCGGTCGATCTTGCCCACCCCGGCGGCACCGCCGGGGGAGCCGAGTTCGATGAAGAACTCGGCGTTCGCCTGGGTGTAGGCCTGGTATTCCTCGGGGACGTCGTCCTCGTAGTAGATCGCCTCCACCGGGCACACCGGTTCGCAGGCACCGCAGTCGATGCACTCGTCTGGATGGATGTAGAGCATCCGGCCGCCCTCGTAGATGCAGTCGACCGGGCACTCGTCGATGCAGGACCGGTCGAGCACGTCCACGCACGGTTCGCTGATCACATAGGTCACATCGTCTCCTGCCGCGAAGCGGTTGCGTCCCTCGGCGTTCCCCACCCGCGAGCGGTTTGAAACTAGACGTCGATCTCGTCCACCGCCGAGCTGATGGCGCGGTGGAACGTCGGGTAGGCGTAGATCATCCGCCGCAGCACGGAGATCGGTACCTCGGCGTGCACCGCCACCGCCAGCGCGCCCAGGACCTCCCCGCCGCCGGGGGCGACGGCGGTCGCGCCGACGAGCACGCCGCGATCGGCATCGGCCACCACCTTGATCAGCCCGTCGTTGCCGGACTTGTGGATCCAGCCGCGCACCGCGGACCGAATCTCGGCGACGCCGGTGCGCACTCGCAGGCCGCGCGCGGTGGCGGCCTGCTCGGTGAGCCCCACCATGCCGACCTCGGGGTCGGTGAAGGTGACCGACGGAACCGCGCGGTAGTCGGCCGCAGCGCTGTCCCGGCCGAGGATGTCGGCGGCCGCGATGGGCGCCTGGTACACCGAGGTGTGGGTGAACGCGCCGTGCCCGGTGACGTCGCCTACCGCCCACACCCCGTCCGCGGCCCGCAACCGTTCGTCCACCGGGATCGTGCGCGCGCTCTCGTCGAGCCCGACGGCGCCCACTCCGAGCGCGGCGAGGTCGGTCCGCCTGCCGGTGGCCACCAGCAGGCGCTCCACCTCGACCGGCTCACCTCGTTCGAACTCGACGCGGAACCGGCCGTCGGCGTGCGTTACCCGCCGCACGCCCGCACCGGCGCGCACGTTCACGCCATCGGCTCGCAGCACCCGATCCAACACCTCGGAGGCCTCCGGTTCGGCCGGACCGAGGATGCGGTCGCCGGTCTCGACGACCGTGACCGCGCTGCCGAAACGGGCGAAGATCTGGGTGAACTCCAGCCCCACCGGCCCCGCGCCGAGCACCAGCAGCGACTCCGGCGCCGTCCGCGCGGCCACCGCCTCCCGGTTGGTCCAGTACGGGGTGCCCGCAAGCCCGTCGATCGGCGGCACCTTGGGTTCCGTGCCGGGATTGAGCACGATCGCCTTGCGCGCGTGGAACGTTCGCGGCCCGGCGTCCGTGGTGACCGTGACCTCGCCGGGAGCGGTGATGCGACCGCGACCCCGGACGAACCGCCCGCCGGTGCCCTCGAACCGCTCCACGGCGGCGGTGTCGTCCCAATCGGTCGTGGCCTCGTCGCGAATCCGATCGGCGACCGGGGTGAAATCGGGCCGCACCGTGGCGGAACCGGCCAGTTCCGGCACCCGCCGGGCCTCGCCGAGCGCGTCCGCGGCACGCACCATCATCTTCGTCGGAATGCAGGCGTAGTAGGGGCATTCGCCGCCGACCAGCCGAGCCTCCACGCCCACCACGTCCAGCCCGGCCGTGGCGAGCCGCCCGGCGACGTCCTCGCCGCCCGGTCCCAGACCGATCACGACCGCATCGACCTCTTCGGTTGCCATCCGATGCTCCTGTTCGCCATGTCCGTCCCCGGAACCGAACGGCCCCGAGGTACCTCTCTTGCCACCACCGCATCACTGCTCGGCCGCTGTCGCACCCGCATCGTCGCTGGCCTGCGACGAGGGGTGGGAGTGACTACAACGGAGGACATGGCCGATACCGATACGTCCGCATTGGCGCCAGGGCAGAGCGTGGCATGGGACAACGGCGAGCGGATGGGGCGATCCCGCGCGGGACACCTGGTGTTCCTGCGCCGCAGGCTGGCCGAGCACGGCTTCGCCGTCGCCGTCGACGCCCCACCGGGAACCGGGCAACCCGACGGCGTGCTCACCACGACATGGGGGCATGCGAACGAGGTCTTCGACCGTCTGATGCGGGTGGGCTGAGTCGTGGCGGGAGCAGCGCAGTCCCCCCGGCGCGGATTCGGATCCCGGCCCCGAGCCAGGAGAACGGCGGCCGGATACCGAGCTCGGTGGCTGGAGTCCATGGGACACGGCCGAGACCGGAGGGCGCGCGGCCGTGACCGGCCGGATCGGAAAGGAGAAAGCTCATGATGGCGCGCGAAATCATGCACGCGGGAGCCCGCTGCGTAGGTGAGGACGAAAATGTGCAGGTCGCCGCGCGGATGATGCGCGATCTGGGAGTGGGATCGCTGCCCATCTGCGGCCGCGACGACCGCCTGCGCGGCATGATCACCGACCGGGACATCGTGCTGCACTGCTGCGCGGAGAACAGGGACCCGATGGAGGTGACCGCGGGCGAGCTCGCGGCGGGCACCCCGCACTGGGTCTCCGCCGACGCCGACACGGCAGAAGTGCTCGCGATGATGGAGACCCACCAGATCCGGCGGATCCCCGTGATCGACCGGCACCGGCTCGTCGGCATCATCAGCGAAGCCGACCTGGCCCGGAACATCACCGACGATCAGCTCGCCCACTTCGTCGAAAGCGTCTACGCGCTGCGCTGAGGGGCCGGCGCCATCAGCACGATCTTGTTGTCGTTGTCCTGTCACGCGGCGAAGCCGCTGAGCAGCGACCGGCTTGAGCACGCCCACCGGCGGTTTCTCAGCGGCTTTCTCGCGAGGACGGTTTTTCCCTCCTGGCGGAGCCACTCGGGAACCAGATCCCGCAGCGAGAAAGCCGCAGAGTTTCCGCTGAGCGACCCGCTACGCAGGCCGGAAAGTGCTCCAGCGACTCCTGCGAGCTGGGAGGATGCGTTCCGTGACCTGACCGCAACCGGAGCGGAATACCCGGCGAGTGCACTGTCGTGTACGAACCTTCAACGGTTTCCCCTCTGTGGAGGCGGTGCAGCGATGATGATCTGTGCGAGTTGCCGCGAACCGATCCCGTCCTCAAGCCCGTCCGACGACTTCTGCCGCGAGCAATGCCAGCTGTCCTGGCACGCCGGGCGGCTCACTCCCGGCCGCGGAGGTTCGACCGTGACGCCCGTATCGGAGTTCGCCCTGCGAGATCGTCGCCATTCCGCTCCGGGCGCATAACAACCATCGGTGTTTATGCTGGTCATTGCCCTGGTGTCCGTAGTGACCCGTGAGGGAGGCCGGCGAGCGAGATGGCGATACGTGTGTTCGTGGTGGACGACCACGAGGTGATCCGGCGGGGCGTGGCGGCCCTGGTGAGATCCGACTCCGAACTGGAACTGATCGGTGAGGCGGCATCGGCGGCCGAAGCGCTGGCGCTGGTGCCGCGGCACCAGCCGGACGTGGCCGTGCTCGATGTGCGGCTGCCCGACGGCAACGGTGTCGAGCTGTGCCGGGAACTGCGCTCGCAGCACCCGGAGCTGCGGTGCCTGATGCTGACCTCGTTCGACGACCACGAGGCGCTGCTGGACGCGATCCTGGCCGGTGCCGCGGGTTTTGTGCTCAAGGGCGTGGTCAGCGAGGAGCTGCTCAACGCGCTGCGCACGATCGGTTCCGGTGGTTCGCTGCTGAGCCCGAAGAAGACCGAGGCGATGCTGTCCTGGTTGCGCCGCGAGCAGGAGCGCGCCGATCCGTTGCGGGAGCTGACCGCGCGGGAACGAGAAGTCCTGGAGCTCATCGGCGAGGGCTTGACGAACCGCGAGATCTCCAAGCGGATGTACCTCGCGGAGAAGACCATCAAGAACTACGTGTCGCAGATGTTGGCGAAGCTGGCGATGCGCCACCGCAGTGAGGCCGCGGTGCTGGCGACCGAGCTGCGGCTCGACCGCGGCGCGCGAAGCAAGGAGTGACGCGGTGGCCGCCGATCCTGGGCGTGAGCGGCTGCTCGCCGGATTGCGGGACCTGCGGGACGGCAACTTCCGCCGCAGGCTGCCCGTCGCGGGACCGGACGCCGACCTGGCCGCGGTGTTCAACGAGCTGGCCGAACGCGAGCAGCACCTGATCGCCGAACTGCGCCGGGCCACCGAAACGGCCGTGCGCGGCGAGTGGCCGCAACCGCCGGTGGACTTCGGCGGCACCGGTGCCCGCCGCGACGCCGAGCAGGCCGTCAACGAGCTGCTGGAGGCGCTGCTGCGGCCGGCTAGCGACCTCCGCCGGGTGCTGGGCGCGGTCGCCGCGGGTGATCTGACGCAGCGCATGCCGCGGCGCGCGGACGACCGGCTGCCCGGTGGTTTCGGCGACGTGGCCTCGACGGTGAACGACCTGCTCGACCAGTTGTCGCTGTTCGCCGACGAGGTCATCAGGGTGTCCCGCGAAGTCGGCACCGAGGGCAAGCTCGGTGGCCAGGCGCGGGTGGCGGGCGTCGGGGGCACCTGGAAGGACCTCACCGCCAACGTCAACATCATGGCCGACAACCTCACCAACCAGGTGCGCAACATCGCCGCGGTGGCCGCCGCGGTGGCGGGCGGCGACCTGTCGAAGAAGATCACCGTTGAGGCCAAGGGCGAGGTGGCCGCGCTGGCGGCGACGATCAACGGCATGGTCGAGACGCTCGGGGCGTTCGCCGAGCAGGTCACGGTGGTCGCCCGCGAGGTCGGCACCGAGGGAATCCTCGGCGGGCAGGCGCGGGTTCCCGGGGTGGCGGGAACGTGGAAGGACCTCACCGACAACGTGAACCTGATGGCGCGCAACCTCACCAACCAGGTGCGCAACATCGCTCAGGTGACGACCGCGGTGGCCCAGGGAGACCTGTCCAAGAAGATCGACGTGGACGCCCAGGGCGAGATCCTGGAGCTCAAGACGACGATCAACACGATGGTCGGCCAGCTCTCCGCGTTCGCCGACGAGGTCACCAGGGTGTCCCGCGAGGTCGGCACCGAGGGCAGGCTCGGCGGGCAGGCCGAGGTCCGCGACGTCTCCGGGACGTGGCGGCGGTTGACCGAGAGCGTGAACCGGCTCGCGGGCAACCTCACCACCCAGGTCCGGGCCATCGCGGGCGTGGCGAACGCGGTGACCAGCGGAGACCTGACGCGGCAGATCACCGTCGAGGCCAGCGGAGAGGTCGCCGAGCTCAAGGACGACATCAACGCGATGATCTCCAACCTCGCGGAGACGACCCGCACTAACGAGGAGCAGGACTGGCTCAAGACGCATCTGACACGGTTGTCCGGGCTGATGCAGGGACGCGGGGACCTGTCCGCGCTCGCCTCGCTGATCATGACGGAGCTGGTGCCGCTGGTGTCCGCGCAGTACGGGGCGTTCTACCTGGCTCAGCTCGACGACGACGGCCCGGCGCTGGTCCGCACCGCGTCCTACGGCCTGCCGCAGAACGGTCCTCCGGAGCGGTTCGGACTGGGCGAGTCGCTGGTGGGGCAGGCCGCGGTGGACCGCGTGACGATCCTGGTGCGCGAGACGCCGCCGCGGTACCTGCGGATCAGTTCCGGGCTGGGCGCGGCGTCGCCGGTGGGCGTGGTGGTCGTGCCGGTGCTGTTCGAGGATCAGGTGCTGGCCGTGCTGGAACTGGCCTCGATGCACGAGTTCAGCGCGCTGCACCTGGACCTGCTGCAACGGTTGCAGGAGACGATCGGGGTGGAGGTGAACACGATCGTTTCGAACTCCCGGACCGAGGCGCTGCTGACCGAGTCCCAGCACTTGGCGCGGGAGCTGCAGGCGCGTTCCGAACAGCTGGAGCAGCAGCAGAACGAATTGCAGCGCTCCAACTCGGAGCTCGCGGAGAAGGCCTCGCAGCTGGCCGCGCGCAACCGGGACATCGAGATCAAGAACAGCGAGATCGAGCAGGCCCGCCAGCAGCTGGAGGAACGCGCGAGCGAGCTTTCCCAGGCGTCCGCCTACAAAACGGAGTTCCTGGCGAACATGTCGCACGAGCTGCGCACGCCGCTGAACAGTTCGCTGCTGCTGGCGAAGCTGCTCGCCGACAACGTCGACGGCAACCTCACCGAGCAGCAGGTGGACCTCGCCAGGACCATCCACGCCGCGGGCAGCGACCTGCTGGACCTGATCAACGACGTGCTGGACCTGTCCAAAGTGGAGGCAGGGCGGATGACGGTGCTGCCGGAGGACGTCGAGACGGGAGAGCTGGCCCGGCACCTGGAATCGCAGTACCGCCCGCTGGCGGCGGACAAGGGCCTCGATTTCGAGGCGGTGGTGGCGGATTCGGCACCCGCGACGCTGCACACGGATCAGAGCAGGCTGGAGCAGATCCTGCGCAACCTGCTGTCGAACGCG harbors:
- a CDS encoding GntR family transcriptional regulator; translation: MGTSGRIDTPGVVTAGGRPSSVRRAIDQIRRMLRSQELLPGQSLRQEALAERLGVSRVPVREALKALEGEGVLHHRPNVGYTVARLSADELRQAYLMRAALETVVLREVPRLTSEQLAELTAINERIAEAAATPDVAVMLELNHEFHFAVFRHSGLNLVVAEIERVWQRTEVYRTVYLYDEASRRRIVREHRRLITALRRGDTDRAVELMNAHRDATRDHLAPSLSPTPTPPT
- the fdxA gene encoding ferredoxin, which gives rise to MTYVISEPCVDVLDRSCIDECPVDCIYEGGRMLYIHPDECIDCGACEPVCPVEAIYYEDDVPEEYQAYTQANAEFFIELGSPGGAAGVGKIDRDVPPITNLPKMAD
- a CDS encoding NAD(P)/FAD-dependent oxidoreductase, whose product is MATEEVDAVVIGLGPGGEDVAGRLATAGLDVVGVEARLVGGECPYYACIPTKMMVRAADALGEARRVPELAGSATVRPDFTPVADRIRDEATTDWDDTAAVERFEGTGGRFVRGRGRITAPGEVTVTTDAGPRTFHARKAIVLNPGTEPKVPPIDGLAGTPYWTNREAVAARTAPESLLVLGAGPVGLEFTQIFARFGSAVTVVETGDRILGPAEPEASEVLDRVLRADGVNVRAGAGVRRVTHADGRFRVEFERGEPVEVERLLVATGRRTDLAALGVGAVGLDESARTIPVDERLRAADGVWAVGDVTGHGAFTHTSVYQAPIAAADILGRDSAAADYRAVPSVTFTDPEVGMVGLTEQAATARGLRVRTGVAEIRSAVRGWIHKSGNDGLIKVVADADRGVLVGATAVAPGGGEVLGALAVAVHAEVPISVLRRMIYAYPTFHRAISSAVDEIDV
- a CDS encoding CBS domain-containing protein, whose translation is MMAREIMHAGARCVGEDENVQVAARMMRDLGVGSLPICGRDDRLRGMITDRDIVLHCCAENRDPMEVTAGELAAGTPHWVSADADTAEVLAMMETHQIRRIPVIDRHRLVGIISEADLARNITDDQLAHFVESVYALR
- a CDS encoding response regulator transcription factor, whose translation is MAIRVFVVDDHEVIRRGVAALVRSDSELELIGEAASAAEALALVPRHQPDVAVLDVRLPDGNGVELCRELRSQHPELRCLMLTSFDDHEALLDAILAGAAGFVLKGVVSEELLNALRTIGSGGSLLSPKKTEAMLSWLRREQERADPLRELTAREREVLELIGEGLTNREISKRMYLAEKTIKNYVSQMLAKLAMRHRSEAAVLATELRLDRGARSKE